The genomic segment CTTGATCCTGATACCATCAATGATGATTTTGTTATCCCGATGCAAGTCATCAGAAAAGGTTATCAAGTGGTGCATGCCACTCAACTTAATGCCATTGAACTTGAGGGCAGCGATGACCAGCAAGACTTTTCGCGTCGATTGCGTATCTCGGCGGGCAATATGCAGCAAACACTGTGGCTCAAAGACCTATTGTCCCCCAAATACGGCATGACCGCGTTTAGTTTTGTGTCCAGCAAAGGGCTGCGCCTAATCACGCCTTATCTGATGCTTATTTGTTTATTGAGTAACGCCATGCTGCTGGCACATCCGCTGTTGGTTATCAGCTTTGCGTTGCAAATCATTGCCTACACACTGGGCATTATTGCTCACTACCAACCCGCTTTGGCTCGCTTAAAGCCGTTTGCTTTGCTGCGTTATCTTTTGCTGGGTCACTGGGCCAATTTTATTGGTGGGCTTGAGTATCTCACCAAGCGCACTCACCGTACTTGCACCAACAAACCCGTCAATAAAGGGAGTCAATAATGGAACATATCAATTCTCTAAAACAACCTAGTCACATCGCACTTGTATTACGTGCAAAACGTATCGTTGACCTCATTGGCGCTGCTGTTGGCATGTTGATACTTGCGATGGTGTTTCCCTTTATTGCCCTTGCTATCAAATGGGACTCAGCGGGTCCTATCTTCTATCGCCAATTGCGCGTTGGTGTATCCATGCCAGATAGAATGACCTTGATTTATGTGTTGAAGTTCCGAACCATGGTCAGCGATGCAGAATCCGTCAAAGGGGCGCAATGGGCGACCAAAGATGACCCTCGCATCACCCGCGTCGGTCGCTTTTTACGCAAAAGTCGCCTTGATGAGTTACCGCAATTTATTAATGTACTGGCTGGCGATATGTCTTTGATTGGTCCTCGACCTGAGAGACCCGATTTCTATCAAAACCTTGAGTCAAACATTCCGTTCTTTACTGAGCGCACTTATGGGGTCCTTCCCGGCATCACAGGATTAGCTCAAGTGAATCAAGGCTATGACGCCTGTATCGAAGATGTTCGTAGCAAGGTCGGTTTTGACCACGGCTATGCCCTATCCTTAATGTCTTTTCGCACTTGGATCTTGACTGATGTAAGCATTATTTTCAAAACACTATCAGTGATGGTGAATGGTCGCGGTCAATAATTGAATGGATTTGAGGTGATGCCGCTCAGCCCTGCCCTTACGGCTGAGCGGCGTTAGGGTTTATCGCGATAGTGATGCTTTAGCCACAACAGTATTGATTAATCACAACAGTATTGATTAATCACGATATTTAACATGGATGGTCCAAAACTCATCTTTAAGCTTGGCAAAAGCGTTGAGCAACACCGGATCAAAATGCCCCACACTCTTGTTGAGAATAATATCTTCCACTTCCGCCCTCTCAAATGCGGGCTTGTAAACCCGTTTGGATACCAACGCATCATAGACATCAGCCAGCGACATTAATCTTGCAGCAAGTGGAATCTCCTCCCCTTTGAGACCTTTTGGATAACCACTGCCATCCCACTTTTCATGGTGACACAAAGCAATATCACAGGCGTAACTTAAAAAATTGATCTTATCGGTGGACTGAGTACAGATGGTTCTCTTGGCATTATCCAACGCCTGAAATCCCAGCAAAGTATGTGTTTTCATAATTTTAAATTCATCGTCGGTCAATTTGCCCGGCTTCAATAAGATGCTGTCAGAAATACCCACCTTGCCGATATCATGCAAAGGCGCAGAGCGAACGATCAATTTGCAGATTTTTGGCGTGAGTTGAGATTTATACGGAGAGTCAAACATCAACTCATCGAGTAGTAAACGAATGTAATTTCGGGTACGCCGAATATGACCACCAGTTTCATTGTCTCTGGTTTCGGCTAAATCCGCTAAGCACTCAATGGTCGCATCTTGCGTCACTATCAATTCACGAGTTCTTCGCTCAACCTGTTCTTCCAACGAATGTGTCAGATTCACTAACTCCAACTCGGCATTCTTACGCTTAATATCTTGTATACACAAAGTCAGCGCCAACAGCGCGCACAAGGGATAGATACCGACAAAAAACAGAGCCAGAGCTGAGTTGTTAATAAAAAATGCCCAGCCAATTGTCGGCTTCTGATAAGCAATGACCAACTTCCAATGGATGTCTCCCAAAGCGGAAGCGTTGATTAAGTTGGATGCGTTCGCGGTCTGCAAATTAATCGTGTCACTGACATAATGCTGCTCGCCGAAATCAAACTGATTGGATTGGAAACCATGAATTTGATGCCAAATATCGCTATCACTCTCCTTAAAGGATCGATCACCGCCTAATTGGAAACTCCAGTTAACCGATTCATTGTCTTTCAGTAGCCAGTGACCATCGTTATCAAATAGCATCGCATCACCCTGCACGCTATTAAGATTAAGCTGAATCAACTGCAACACTTGGGTCGCGTTATAATTGATCACCACCATCGCCACGATCTGTTGATTTTCCCCCCAGATAGGCAGAGACACTCGCAGGGTTGGCTTCATTGGTAACTCGATAACACCATTTTCAATATTGAGATCTAGCTTAGAGAGGTAAAATTCCCCCGGCTGTAAGTTGAGAGCGGCATTATAATAGTAGCGCCCTGATTTATCTTGCAGCTGAGTCTTATCAACCGAAAATGGATTGCCCTCGTTATAATTGACTCGAATAAGCTCTTGCCCTTTGGCATCAAGTATTCGTGCTTGATCGTAGTAGGAATGCGTTACCAACTCACTGATAAATAGCTTCTCAATCGACGCTCTTGCCTCGGGGTTCGTGCTGTACAAATACCCAGACTGCGTTATTTGATCCGCAAGAAACGACACATCATCAATCAGTACATTGAGAT from the Vibrio hippocampi genome contains:
- a CDS encoding HD domain-containing phosphohydrolase produces the protein MVERILKTPWFVGLDEFRSLMLYQALRLRFARNFILSAMVLTLLIGLVAVKSLSVLVATQKEMLDSRAQSTIEIVRTIIHKDLNVLIDDVSFLADQITQSGYLYSTNPEARASIEKLFISELVTHSYYDQARILDAKGQELIRVNYNEGNPFSVDKTQLQDKSGRYYYNAALNLQPGEFYLSKLDLNIENGVIELPMKPTLRVSLPIWGENQQIVAMVVINYNATQVLQLIQLNLNSVQGDAMLFDNDGHWLLKDNESVNWSFQLGGDRSFKESDSDIWHQIHGFQSNQFDFGEQHYVSDTINLQTANASNLINASALGDIHWKLVIAYQKPTIGWAFFINNSALALFFVGIYPLCALLALTLCIQDIKRKNAELELVNLTHSLEEQVERRTRELIVTQDATIECLADLAETRDNETGGHIRRTRNYIRLLLDELMFDSPYKSQLTPKICKLIVRSAPLHDIGKVGISDSILLKPGKLTDDEFKIMKTHTLLGFQALDNAKRTICTQSTDKINFLSYACDIALCHHEKWDGSGYPKGLKGEEIPLAARLMSLADVYDALVSKRVYKPAFERAEVEDIILNKSVGHFDPVLLNAFAKLKDEFWTIHVKYRD
- a CDS encoding sugar transferase, giving the protein MEHINSLKQPSHIALVLRAKRIVDLIGAAVGMLILAMVFPFIALAIKWDSAGPIFYRQLRVGVSMPDRMTLIYVLKFRTMVSDAESVKGAQWATKDDPRITRVGRFLRKSRLDELPQFINVLAGDMSLIGPRPERPDFYQNLESNIPFFTERTYGVLPGITGLAQVNQGYDACIEDVRSKVGFDHGYALSLMSFRTWILTDVSIIFKTLSVMVNGRGQ